CACTGATTTTCCATCAATATCAGTTTCATCCACCCAATGCATTCGGTGTTCGAATTTTTGAAGGGTTTCTGTCCTCATGCTGCTCTTTCCTGCTTCCTCTTTGCTAAAACATGAGCTACATCTTTTGTCCTTTCCCCCTTCTATCAAGAACTTTCTAAACTTTCTGATTGGTTCGTCTTGCCAAATTTCTTGTATAGATTGTAAGTTGATATCTCCCAAGACAATGTTGGCATTACAACAAGCTTTGACTAACCCATCCGTATCGACGTGTAGATGGAGCCAGGGCATTAAACATAAGTTTTGGTTTGAATTTTGCAAGAACTCGAAATTGATGTTTTAAATTTATTGTTTGCTACAACTGATCAATCCAAAAATACTATTTAAAGCATCATGGAAGTATTATTGTTGAAACTAAATCCTGAGTTATGAATTTTAAGTTTGACAAGTTCATTTTTTTCCTGACGCTTTTTGTTAGTCATACCTTATTCGCACAATCGAATGGAGTAGATAATCCGTCTCCTAAGGTTGAAAATCTCAAGTACAAACTAAAATTGGGCTGGTTTAGTATTGGAAGTGGTGAAGTCACCATTGATAATGACTCCTATTGGCGAGGGTTTCCCTGCTACAAAGTAGGTGTCTATGCAGAGACCCTTGGGTTGGGAAACTGGCTGGGAAGCCTAGACGATCATTATACCTCAATAATTGACAAAAAGACTCAGAAGCCCATATACAACGAAAAAAATGTAGTGAGTGGAAATGCTACTTGGGAGCAGTGGACTAATTATAACTTCGACTCCATGACAGTGGATGTTAAAGTCTTAGATTATAAAAGAGATGACCCAAATCGCGCTTGGAAAGTCAAACTAGAGGAAGATACACAAGACATTCTAGGTACTTTCTTATTTTTCAAACATTACAATTGGATTGGTTTGAATGTAGGAGATTCTGTGATGCTAACCACTCACTACGAAAAGAAACTTTACAAGGTGGGTGTTCGATACATGGGACAGCAAATTATCGAGTTTAACGAGCGATTTGTTGGAGTATATTGCCTGCACCTCTTACTTCCAGAAAATGACAAATTGAAGAAAGATAGACCGGTGGAGATTTATATTAGTTCTGACAAAAATCAATATCCGTTGCTTATCCAAACCAAGCTCCCCTTTCTTGGAAAAGGTAGAGTAGAATTGGTAGAGCTCAATGATGGTGAACCCATATTTTAAGATAATTTGAAAGCCTCAAGAAATTGAGGCTTTTTCTTTGGAGAGACCTCAAGTTCCACCTGATTTTCCATCGTGACATAACCACCCTTTCCTTTGGTGTATCTAATCACATAGTCCGTATTGATTAGGCTGGACCGATGTATTCGAACAAACTTGTTGGCTGGCAACATATTCTCGAAATGCTTCAACGTCTTGGAAATTAGTAGTGGTTTGGTCACATCTTTCAAATGAAACTTAGTAAAATTATCATCGGCCTCACAATAGATGATTTGGTCTATAGGTACGATTTCAAATCCTTCAAAAGTAGGCAACATAATCTTCTTGGGCCTTTCATTTTCGTGTTTGATATTGTCCAGCAGTACTTGCACATGAAAGGAATTTTTGCTTTGCTTCCGCTCTTCATGAATCTTTTCAACGGCTGTTACCAGTTCATCTATATCCAGCGGTTTTAGCAGATAATAGGCCGCACTCATATTCAATGCTTGAATGGCATAATTGTCATAGGCAGTCACAAAAACAGTCTCAAAATTAACCTCATCCAATTGCTCAAGCAAATCAAAACCGGTACCAAAAGGCATTTCAATATCCAAGAAAACTAAATCAGGTTGATAGGCTTTAATGGAAGCCAAACCCTCCTGAATATTTTTACATTCAGCTTTGAGATCTACCTGAGGGCAATATTTCGATAAATAATTGGACAGAATTTGTCTACTATCCTGTTCGTCATCTACTAAAATTGCCTTGAGTTTATCCATGATTTGATGGCGTTAGAATTTCTACTTTGGTACCTGAACGATCTGTATTTAAATCAGATATAGAGATCGAATAATTCGTTTTGTAAACCTGATTAATAATAGAGACTCGTTCCAATGTGTTTTTCAACCCTACAGAATTTTTCTTTTTTTGATTGTCAGTTTTCAATTGCTTAGAAGCAAACCGACCAATACCATCATCTTCTATGCTAATTTTCACCCCTTCTCCATTTTGGAAGATACGCACGCTAAGTCGACCCTTTTCTTCCTTATATCGCAGACCATGCCAGATGGCATTTTCAATGTAAGGCTGAATAAGCATCGGCGGAATTTCGATTTCATCTAAGTCAAGAGTTGAGTCAATCTCAAATGAATACTCAAACTGATCTCTAAAACGGTAGTGTTCTAGTTTCAAATACAAGGCAATCATTTCTCGCTCCTCTCTCATGGTAATAAACTCCTTCTGAGAATTGTCTAAAACCATGCGCATTAGTTTAGAAAAGTCAGCTAGAAACTTATTTGCCGCTCTTTCATCATTTAGAGCTACAAACTGATTAACAGAATTTAATGCATTGAAAATAAAGTGCGGATTCATCTGCGAACGTAGAGATTTCAAAGCCAGTAACTGCCCTACCCGTTTGGTTTGCTGTGCCTTTCGATGAATAAAGTAGGCACCGACAATCACCAATAACAATAGAGCCAATAAACCATAAATCAATAGTCGTTGACTTTTGAGTTGTTGATCCTGAAGCTCCATCGTAGTTTCATCCAGAAGATAACTCGACTCGTCCAATGCAAGATCTTTGGTCAAATTTTGAATGCCTTGTTGCTTTCTCAGCAGAAATTCCCTCAGACTAGTTTGATTTTGTTTCTCCTCAATAAAACGCTGTAA
The sequence above is drawn from the Reichenbachiella sp. genome and encodes:
- a CDS encoding LytTR family DNA-binding domain-containing protein → MDKLKAILVDDEQDSRQILSNYLSKYCPQVDLKAECKNIQEGLASIKAYQPDLVFLDIEMPFGTGFDLLEQLDEVNFETVFVTAYDNYAIQALNMSAAYYLLKPLDIDELVTAVEKIHEERKQSKNSFHVQVLLDNIKHENERPKKIMLPTFEGFEIVPIDQIIYCEADDNFTKFHLKDVTKPLLISKTLKHFENMLPANKFVRIHRSSLINTDYVIRYTKGKGGYVTMENQVELEVSPKKKPQFLEAFKLS
- a CDS encoding DUF3108 domain-containing protein; translated protein: MNFKFDKFIFFLTLFVSHTLFAQSNGVDNPSPKVENLKYKLKLGWFSIGSGEVTIDNDSYWRGFPCYKVGVYAETLGLGNWLGSLDDHYTSIIDKKTQKPIYNEKNVVSGNATWEQWTNYNFDSMTVDVKVLDYKRDDPNRAWKVKLEEDTQDILGTFLFFKHYNWIGLNVGDSVMLTTHYEKKLYKVGVRYMGQQIIEFNERFVGVYCLHLLLPENDKLKKDRPVEIYISSDKNQYPLLIQTKLPFLGKGRVELVELNDGEPIF